From Haliotis asinina isolate JCU_RB_2024 chromosome 8, JCU_Hal_asi_v2, whole genome shotgun sequence, a single genomic window includes:
- the LOC137294736 gene encoding protein cornichon homolog 1-like, with protein MAFTFAAFCYIAALIFTAVLIFFVIFHIIAFDELKTDYKNPIDQCNSLNPLVLPEYAIQILYTVLFVFAWQLGTVLFNLPLLVYHVRRYMNRPVMSSPGLYDPTTIMNADELNRAQREGWVKLAFYLISFFYYLYSMIYVLVSN; from the exons ATGGCGTTCACGTTTGCTGCGTTTTGCTACATAGCCGCTCTTATTTTTACTGCTGTGCTAATATTCTTCGTGATATTTCAC ATAATTGCATTTGACGAGTTGAAAACAGACTACAAGAATCCCATAGACCAGTGTAACAGCTTGAATCCG CTTGTGTTGCCTGAATATGCAATACAGATTCTCTACACAGTGCTGTTTGTGTTTGCCTGGCAGCTGGGGACTGTTCTCTTCAACCTGCCGCTTTTAGTGTATCATGTCAGAAG ATACATGAACAGACCTGTCATGAGCTCACCTGGTCTGTATGACCCCACAACAATAATGAATGCAGATGAACTAAATCGAGCACAGAGAGAGGGCTGGGTGAAACTGGCATTTTATCTGATATCATTCTTCTATTATCTTTACAG TATGATATATGTCCTAGTGTCCAACTGA